GCAGATCAGGGTTTATCTTTGGGATTCTCGCGTCGGTCGCGTGGCTGGTGTTCAACTTCACCGTGGGCAGCTTCGCAGGCGTCGTCGCCAACGGTGTGTTCGTGTGGCTGAACCTGCGCGGCTGGTTGCGATGGGAATCACCAACTCAGGCACCGGCATAGCAGTC
Above is a genomic segment from Phycisphaeraceae bacterium containing:
- a CDS encoding nicotinamide mononucleotide transporter, with protein sequence MPEWLTESIIQHHGIDWIAMAMNFLCYHHLGSKRRSGFIFGILASVAWLVFNFTVGSFAGVVANGVFVWLNLRGWLRWESPTQAPA